In a genomic window of Bemisia tabaci chromosome 1, PGI_BMITA_v3:
- the AP-1gamma gene encoding AP-1 complex subunit gamma-1 isoform X3 has product MAAIKQVINEAVERVRMPTPTRLRDLIRQIRASRTAAEERSVINKECAYIRSTFREEDSVWRCRNIAKLLYIHMLGYPAHFGQLECLKLIASPRFTDKRIGYLGAMLLLDERQDVHLLITNCLKNDLNSSTQFVVGLALCTLGAIASPEMSRDLASEVERLMKSPNAYIRKKAALCAFRIILKVPELMEIFLPATRSLLTEKNHGVLVTGVTLITEMCENSIDTLQHFKKIVPNLVRILKNLILAGYSPEHDVSGVSDPFLQVKILRLLRILGKNDAEASEAMNDILAQVATNTETTKNVGNTILYETVLSIMDIKSESGLRVLAVNILGRFLLNNDKNIRYIALNTLLKTVYIDTSAVQRHRTTILECLKDPDVSIRRRALELSFALVNSNNIRTMMKELLIFLEKADPEFKAYCSSCIVLAAERYSPNNRWHLDTLLKVLVAAGNYVRDDVISCTIQLLSESTDQQGYMARELWLALEKDTGDRQPLAQVATWAIGEYGESLLNSSENVMQISEPDVIAVYQRLLTSLQNSMITKQYALTSLMKLSTRFHSHVEKIRDVIESFNTSLHMELQQRGVEYSQLFGKYSHLRSALLEKMPPMEVTRTANNEDGITNVEVEDQTPSPTNEIGQDSEIQDSNAFLLLLEGNTDNEIISPSLPNNKPSSVDNQDLLDLLGGLDVGTPIIQSSAPTTVVDDFISNNNILNNNMLLSSSTDNIITPETTTVKAYDKNGLQIDFTVSKSRESANTTTITMTANNNTPVPLSEFLFQAAVPKAFQLQMLPPSSTVIPVGGSVTQVMKVVLTNNSAPLRMRIRLSYNQGGTSILDQTEVNNFPSDSWQ; this is encoded by the exons ATGGCTGCCATCAAACAGGTGATTAATGAAGCTGTTGAAAGAG TGAGGATGCCCACTCCAACAAGGCTCCGCGATCTGATACGCCAAATCCGTGCATCTCGCACTGCTGCTGAAGAAAGATCTGTGATTAATAAAGAATGTGCCTATATTCGATCAACATTTCGGGAAGAAGATAGTGTTTGGAGGTGTAGAAATATAGCGAAACTTCTCTACATTCATATGTTAGG gTATCCTGCTCATTTTGGACAGTTGGAATGCTTAAAATTGATTGCGTCTCCTCGCTTCACGGACAAGAGAATTGGTTATCTGGGTGCCATGCTATTGTTAGATGAAAGACAAGATGTCCATCTTCTTATCACCAATTGTCTGAAAAA tgatTTGAACAGTTCTACTCAATTTGTCGTCGGTTTGGCACTCTGTACACTTGGTGCGATTGCTTCACCTGAAATGTCGAGGGATCTAGCATCAGAAGTAGAGAGATTGATGAAATCGCCTAATGCTTACATTCGTAAAAAAGCAGCACTATGTGCATTTAggataattttaaaagttccagaattaatggaaatatttttaccTGCAACAAGGTCTCTACTaacggaaaaaaatcatg gGGTTCTAGTCACTGGTGTAACATTGATAACTGAAATGTGTGAAAATAGTATCGATACATTACAGCACTTCAAGAAG ATTGTACCAAATCTTGTGAGGATcttaaaaaatctaattttagcTGGTTACTCTCCAGAACATGATGTATCTGGTGTCAGTGATCCATTTTTACAA GTGAAGATTCTGCGGTTGCTTCGTATTTTAGGTAAAAATGATGCAGAGGCATCTGAGGCAATGAATGACATATTAGCACAAGTGGCCACAAATACAGAAACCACGAAAAATGTTGGGAACACAATCTTATATGAAACCGTCCTTTCCATTATGGATATAAAATCTGAATCTGGTCTTAGA GTTTTAGCTGTCAACATCTTAGGTcgatttttattaaataatGATAAGAACATCCGGTACATAGCCCTTAATACTTTATTGAAGACTGTTTACATTGACACCAGTGCTGTCCAGCGTCATCGCACAACCATTTTAGAATGTTtaaaa GATCCAGATGTGTCAATAAGAAGACGAGCACTAGAACTGAGTTTTGCTCTTGTCAACTCTAACAATATTCGTACAATGATGAAAGAATTGTTAATATTTCTCGAGAAAGCTGATCCTGAGTTCAAAGCATATTGTTCCTCGTGTATCGTTTTAGCCGCCGAACGTTACTCTCCAAACAATAGATGGCATCTTGACACTCTTCTCAAAGTTCTTGTTGCG GCGGGCAATTACGTTCGGGATGATGTGATTTCCTGTACCATTCAATTGCTGTCCGAATCAACCGACCAGCAAGGATACATGGCTCGAGAATTGTGGTTAGCGCTTGAGAAAGACACCGGAGACAGACAACCACTTGCTCAAGTTGCAACTTGGGCTATTGGAGAGTACGGTGAATCACTCTTGAACTCCTCAGAGAATGTTATGCAA ATTTCAGAACCAGATGTGATAGCTGTTTATCAAAGATTACTAACTTCTTTACAAAATTCTATGATAACGAAACAGTATGCTTTAACTTCATTGATGAAACTCAGCACTAGATTCCATTCACATGTAGA gaaaatCAGGGATGTCATTGAGTCTTTCAATACCAGCTTGCATATGGAATTGCAACAAAGAGGCGTTGAATATAGTCAATTGTTTGGTAAATATTCCCATTTGAGGTCAGCCTTGTTAGAGAAAATGCCTCCGATGGAAGTAACCAGGACTGCCAACAATGAGGACGGTATCACAAATGTAGAGGTTGAAGATCAAACTCCGTCGCCCACAAATGAAATAGGCCAAGATTCAGAAATTCAGGATTCG AATGCTTTCCTCCTGCTATTAGAAGGTAACACAGATAATGAGATAATATCTCCATCTCTCCCTAACAACAAACCATCTTCTGTTGACAATCAAGATTTATTAGACCTACTTG GTGGATTAGATGTGGGTACACCTATTATTCAATCCTCAGCTCCAACAACTGTAGTTGATGACTTTATCTCGAACAACAATATACTTAACAACAACATGTTACTTAGTTCTAGCACGGATAATATTATTACACCAG AAACAACAACTGTCAAAGCATATGATAAAAATGGTCTTCAAATAGACTTCACAGTCAGTAAATCCAGAGAATCAGCCAATACAACAACCATTACAATGACAGCAAACAATAACACCCCTGTGCCTCTCtcggaatttttgtttcaggcaGCTGTACCAAAG gcatTCCAGCTGCAAATGTTACCCCCATCAAGCACAGTTATACCTGTTGGTGGCTCAGTGACGCAGGTCATGAAAGTTGTGCTAACAAACAATTCC gcTCCTCTTAGAATGAGAATTAGGCTATCATATAACCAAGGTGGCACCTCGATTTTAGATCAAACAGAAGTTAATAACTTTCCCTCGGATAGCTGGCAATGA
- the AP-1gamma gene encoding AP-1 complex subunit gamma-1 isoform X2 gives MGDLSPDYLFNPAFNMAAIKQVINEAVERVRMPTPTRLRDLIRQIRASRTAAEERSVINKECAYIRSTFREEDSVWRCRNIAKLLYIHMLGYPAHFGQLECLKLIASPRFTDKRIGYLGAMLLLDERQDVHLLITNCLKNDLNSSTQFVVGLALCTLGAIASPEMSRDLASEVERLMKSPNAYIRKKAALCAFRIILKVPELMEIFLPATRSLLTEKNHGVLVTGVTLITEMCENSIDTLQHFKKIVPNLVRILKNLILAGYSPEHDVSGVSDPFLQVKILRLLRILGKNDAEASEAMNDILAQVATNTETTKNVGNTILYETVLSIMDIKSESGLRVLAVNILGRFLLNNDKNIRYIALNTLLKTVYIDTSAVQRHRTTILECLKDPDVSIRRRALELSFALVNSNNIRTMMKELLIFLEKADPEFKAYCSSCIVLAAERYSPNNRWHLDTLLKVLVAAGNYVRDDVISCTIQLLSESTDQQGYMARELWLALEKDTGDRQPLAQVATWAIGEYGESLLNSSENVMQISEPDVIAVYQRLLTSLQNSMITKQYALTSLMKLSTRFHSHVEKIRDVIESFNTSLHMELQQRGVEYSQLFGKYSHLRSALLEKMPPMEVTRTANNEDGITNVEVEDQTPSPTNEIGQDSEIQDSNAFLLLLEGNTDNEIISPSLPNNKPSSVDNQDLLDLLGGLDVGTPIIQSSAPTTVVDDFISNNNILNNNMLLSSSTDNIITPETTTVKAYDKNGLQIDFTVSKSRESANTTTITMTANNNTPVPLSEFLFQAAVPKAFQLQMLPPSSTVIPVGGSVTQVMKVVLTNNSAPLRMRIRLSYNQGGTSILDQTEVNNFPSDSWQ, from the exons ATGGCTGCCATCAAACAGGTGATTAATGAAGCTGTTGAAAGAG TGAGGATGCCCACTCCAACAAGGCTCCGCGATCTGATACGCCAAATCCGTGCATCTCGCACTGCTGCTGAAGAAAGATCTGTGATTAATAAAGAATGTGCCTATATTCGATCAACATTTCGGGAAGAAGATAGTGTTTGGAGGTGTAGAAATATAGCGAAACTTCTCTACATTCATATGTTAGG gTATCCTGCTCATTTTGGACAGTTGGAATGCTTAAAATTGATTGCGTCTCCTCGCTTCACGGACAAGAGAATTGGTTATCTGGGTGCCATGCTATTGTTAGATGAAAGACAAGATGTCCATCTTCTTATCACCAATTGTCTGAAAAA tgatTTGAACAGTTCTACTCAATTTGTCGTCGGTTTGGCACTCTGTACACTTGGTGCGATTGCTTCACCTGAAATGTCGAGGGATCTAGCATCAGAAGTAGAGAGATTGATGAAATCGCCTAATGCTTACATTCGTAAAAAAGCAGCACTATGTGCATTTAggataattttaaaagttccagaattaatggaaatatttttaccTGCAACAAGGTCTCTACTaacggaaaaaaatcatg gGGTTCTAGTCACTGGTGTAACATTGATAACTGAAATGTGTGAAAATAGTATCGATACATTACAGCACTTCAAGAAG ATTGTACCAAATCTTGTGAGGATcttaaaaaatctaattttagcTGGTTACTCTCCAGAACATGATGTATCTGGTGTCAGTGATCCATTTTTACAA GTGAAGATTCTGCGGTTGCTTCGTATTTTAGGTAAAAATGATGCAGAGGCATCTGAGGCAATGAATGACATATTAGCACAAGTGGCCACAAATACAGAAACCACGAAAAATGTTGGGAACACAATCTTATATGAAACCGTCCTTTCCATTATGGATATAAAATCTGAATCTGGTCTTAGA GTTTTAGCTGTCAACATCTTAGGTcgatttttattaaataatGATAAGAACATCCGGTACATAGCCCTTAATACTTTATTGAAGACTGTTTACATTGACACCAGTGCTGTCCAGCGTCATCGCACAACCATTTTAGAATGTTtaaaa GATCCAGATGTGTCAATAAGAAGACGAGCACTAGAACTGAGTTTTGCTCTTGTCAACTCTAACAATATTCGTACAATGATGAAAGAATTGTTAATATTTCTCGAGAAAGCTGATCCTGAGTTCAAAGCATATTGTTCCTCGTGTATCGTTTTAGCCGCCGAACGTTACTCTCCAAACAATAGATGGCATCTTGACACTCTTCTCAAAGTTCTTGTTGCG GCGGGCAATTACGTTCGGGATGATGTGATTTCCTGTACCATTCAATTGCTGTCCGAATCAACCGACCAGCAAGGATACATGGCTCGAGAATTGTGGTTAGCGCTTGAGAAAGACACCGGAGACAGACAACCACTTGCTCAAGTTGCAACTTGGGCTATTGGAGAGTACGGTGAATCACTCTTGAACTCCTCAGAGAATGTTATGCAA ATTTCAGAACCAGATGTGATAGCTGTTTATCAAAGATTACTAACTTCTTTACAAAATTCTATGATAACGAAACAGTATGCTTTAACTTCATTGATGAAACTCAGCACTAGATTCCATTCACATGTAGA gaaaatCAGGGATGTCATTGAGTCTTTCAATACCAGCTTGCATATGGAATTGCAACAAAGAGGCGTTGAATATAGTCAATTGTTTGGTAAATATTCCCATTTGAGGTCAGCCTTGTTAGAGAAAATGCCTCCGATGGAAGTAACCAGGACTGCCAACAATGAGGACGGTATCACAAATGTAGAGGTTGAAGATCAAACTCCGTCGCCCACAAATGAAATAGGCCAAGATTCAGAAATTCAGGATTCG AATGCTTTCCTCCTGCTATTAGAAGGTAACACAGATAATGAGATAATATCTCCATCTCTCCCTAACAACAAACCATCTTCTGTTGACAATCAAGATTTATTAGACCTACTTG GTGGATTAGATGTGGGTACACCTATTATTCAATCCTCAGCTCCAACAACTGTAGTTGATGACTTTATCTCGAACAACAATATACTTAACAACAACATGTTACTTAGTTCTAGCACGGATAATATTATTACACCAG AAACAACAACTGTCAAAGCATATGATAAAAATGGTCTTCAAATAGACTTCACAGTCAGTAAATCCAGAGAATCAGCCAATACAACAACCATTACAATGACAGCAAACAATAACACCCCTGTGCCTCTCtcggaatttttgtttcaggcaGCTGTACCAAAG gcatTCCAGCTGCAAATGTTACCCCCATCAAGCACAGTTATACCTGTTGGTGGCTCAGTGACGCAGGTCATGAAAGTTGTGCTAACAAACAATTCC gcTCCTCTTAGAATGAGAATTAGGCTATCATATAACCAAGGTGGCACCTCGATTTTAGATCAAACAGAAGTTAATAACTTTCCCTCGGATAGCTGGCAATGA
- the AP-1gamma gene encoding AP-1 complex subunit gamma-1 isoform X1, translating to MQSTKNNEFSSLFLQIKRLKPRKCYLASHSAGIIIITTEVYTMWPQSNFTYSFDMEDVNNILPFDQNRRFNPAFNMAAIKQVINEAVERVRMPTPTRLRDLIRQIRASRTAAEERSVINKECAYIRSTFREEDSVWRCRNIAKLLYIHMLGYPAHFGQLECLKLIASPRFTDKRIGYLGAMLLLDERQDVHLLITNCLKNDLNSSTQFVVGLALCTLGAIASPEMSRDLASEVERLMKSPNAYIRKKAALCAFRIILKVPELMEIFLPATRSLLTEKNHGVLVTGVTLITEMCENSIDTLQHFKKIVPNLVRILKNLILAGYSPEHDVSGVSDPFLQVKILRLLRILGKNDAEASEAMNDILAQVATNTETTKNVGNTILYETVLSIMDIKSESGLRVLAVNILGRFLLNNDKNIRYIALNTLLKTVYIDTSAVQRHRTTILECLKDPDVSIRRRALELSFALVNSNNIRTMMKELLIFLEKADPEFKAYCSSCIVLAAERYSPNNRWHLDTLLKVLVAAGNYVRDDVISCTIQLLSESTDQQGYMARELWLALEKDTGDRQPLAQVATWAIGEYGESLLNSSENVMQISEPDVIAVYQRLLTSLQNSMITKQYALTSLMKLSTRFHSHVEKIRDVIESFNTSLHMELQQRGVEYSQLFGKYSHLRSALLEKMPPMEVTRTANNEDGITNVEVEDQTPSPTNEIGQDSEIQDSNAFLLLLEGNTDNEIISPSLPNNKPSSVDNQDLLDLLGGLDVGTPIIQSSAPTTVVDDFISNNNILNNNMLLSSSTDNIITPETTTVKAYDKNGLQIDFTVSKSRESANTTTITMTANNNTPVPLSEFLFQAAVPKAFQLQMLPPSSTVIPVGGSVTQVMKVVLTNNSAPLRMRIRLSYNQGGTSILDQTEVNNFPSDSWQ from the exons ATGGCTGCCATCAAACAGGTGATTAATGAAGCTGTTGAAAGAG TGAGGATGCCCACTCCAACAAGGCTCCGCGATCTGATACGCCAAATCCGTGCATCTCGCACTGCTGCTGAAGAAAGATCTGTGATTAATAAAGAATGTGCCTATATTCGATCAACATTTCGGGAAGAAGATAGTGTTTGGAGGTGTAGAAATATAGCGAAACTTCTCTACATTCATATGTTAGG gTATCCTGCTCATTTTGGACAGTTGGAATGCTTAAAATTGATTGCGTCTCCTCGCTTCACGGACAAGAGAATTGGTTATCTGGGTGCCATGCTATTGTTAGATGAAAGACAAGATGTCCATCTTCTTATCACCAATTGTCTGAAAAA tgatTTGAACAGTTCTACTCAATTTGTCGTCGGTTTGGCACTCTGTACACTTGGTGCGATTGCTTCACCTGAAATGTCGAGGGATCTAGCATCAGAAGTAGAGAGATTGATGAAATCGCCTAATGCTTACATTCGTAAAAAAGCAGCACTATGTGCATTTAggataattttaaaagttccagaattaatggaaatatttttaccTGCAACAAGGTCTCTACTaacggaaaaaaatcatg gGGTTCTAGTCACTGGTGTAACATTGATAACTGAAATGTGTGAAAATAGTATCGATACATTACAGCACTTCAAGAAG ATTGTACCAAATCTTGTGAGGATcttaaaaaatctaattttagcTGGTTACTCTCCAGAACATGATGTATCTGGTGTCAGTGATCCATTTTTACAA GTGAAGATTCTGCGGTTGCTTCGTATTTTAGGTAAAAATGATGCAGAGGCATCTGAGGCAATGAATGACATATTAGCACAAGTGGCCACAAATACAGAAACCACGAAAAATGTTGGGAACACAATCTTATATGAAACCGTCCTTTCCATTATGGATATAAAATCTGAATCTGGTCTTAGA GTTTTAGCTGTCAACATCTTAGGTcgatttttattaaataatGATAAGAACATCCGGTACATAGCCCTTAATACTTTATTGAAGACTGTTTACATTGACACCAGTGCTGTCCAGCGTCATCGCACAACCATTTTAGAATGTTtaaaa GATCCAGATGTGTCAATAAGAAGACGAGCACTAGAACTGAGTTTTGCTCTTGTCAACTCTAACAATATTCGTACAATGATGAAAGAATTGTTAATATTTCTCGAGAAAGCTGATCCTGAGTTCAAAGCATATTGTTCCTCGTGTATCGTTTTAGCCGCCGAACGTTACTCTCCAAACAATAGATGGCATCTTGACACTCTTCTCAAAGTTCTTGTTGCG GCGGGCAATTACGTTCGGGATGATGTGATTTCCTGTACCATTCAATTGCTGTCCGAATCAACCGACCAGCAAGGATACATGGCTCGAGAATTGTGGTTAGCGCTTGAGAAAGACACCGGAGACAGACAACCACTTGCTCAAGTTGCAACTTGGGCTATTGGAGAGTACGGTGAATCACTCTTGAACTCCTCAGAGAATGTTATGCAA ATTTCAGAACCAGATGTGATAGCTGTTTATCAAAGATTACTAACTTCTTTACAAAATTCTATGATAACGAAACAGTATGCTTTAACTTCATTGATGAAACTCAGCACTAGATTCCATTCACATGTAGA gaaaatCAGGGATGTCATTGAGTCTTTCAATACCAGCTTGCATATGGAATTGCAACAAAGAGGCGTTGAATATAGTCAATTGTTTGGTAAATATTCCCATTTGAGGTCAGCCTTGTTAGAGAAAATGCCTCCGATGGAAGTAACCAGGACTGCCAACAATGAGGACGGTATCACAAATGTAGAGGTTGAAGATCAAACTCCGTCGCCCACAAATGAAATAGGCCAAGATTCAGAAATTCAGGATTCG AATGCTTTCCTCCTGCTATTAGAAGGTAACACAGATAATGAGATAATATCTCCATCTCTCCCTAACAACAAACCATCTTCTGTTGACAATCAAGATTTATTAGACCTACTTG GTGGATTAGATGTGGGTACACCTATTATTCAATCCTCAGCTCCAACAACTGTAGTTGATGACTTTATCTCGAACAACAATATACTTAACAACAACATGTTACTTAGTTCTAGCACGGATAATATTATTACACCAG AAACAACAACTGTCAAAGCATATGATAAAAATGGTCTTCAAATAGACTTCACAGTCAGTAAATCCAGAGAATCAGCCAATACAACAACCATTACAATGACAGCAAACAATAACACCCCTGTGCCTCTCtcggaatttttgtttcaggcaGCTGTACCAAAG gcatTCCAGCTGCAAATGTTACCCCCATCAAGCACAGTTATACCTGTTGGTGGCTCAGTGACGCAGGTCATGAAAGTTGTGCTAACAAACAATTCC gcTCCTCTTAGAATGAGAATTAGGCTATCATATAACCAAGGTGGCACCTCGATTTTAGATCAAACAGAAGTTAATAACTTTCCCTCGGATAGCTGGCAATGA